From a single Streptomyces sp. NBC_00377 genomic region:
- the def gene encoding peptide deformylase encodes MRHGSIPGAHGHVRPLSLLGDPVLHTRCEDVTDFGPELARLVEDMFATMYAAQGVGLAANQVGEPLRVFVYDCPDDDDVRHLGHVVNPRLVERDGIVWRGPEGCLSLPGLEAGTERHDIAVVEGFTVTGEPVTVVGTGFFARCLQHECDHLEGTVYADRVTGLRRRRLMRQVARAPWHRAGTPA; translated from the coding sequence ATGCGACACGGCTCCATCCCGGGCGCCCACGGGCACGTCCGGCCTCTCTCCCTGCTCGGCGATCCCGTCCTGCACACCCGCTGCGAGGACGTCACCGACTTCGGCCCCGAACTCGCCCGCCTCGTCGAGGACATGTTCGCCACGATGTACGCGGCTCAGGGAGTGGGCCTGGCCGCGAACCAGGTGGGCGAGCCGCTGCGGGTCTTCGTCTACGACTGCCCCGACGACGACGACGTCCGCCACCTGGGCCATGTGGTGAACCCCCGGCTGGTGGAGAGGGACGGCATCGTCTGGCGCGGCCCCGAGGGCTGTCTGTCCCTGCCGGGTCTGGAAGCGGGGACGGAGCGCCACGACATCGCGGTGGTCGAGGGGTTCACGGTGACGGGAGAGCCGGTCACCGTGGTCGGCACGGGATTCTTTGCCAGATGCTTGCAGCACGAGTGCGACCACCTGGAGGGGACGGTGTACGCGGACCGCGTCACCGGCCTGCGCAGGAGGAGACTGATGCGCCAGGTGGCCCGGGCCCCGTGGCACCGAGCGGGCACCCCGGCCTAG
- a CDS encoding TetR family transcriptional regulator, whose amino-acid sequence MDTTQRTGQQRSADHRRRELLEAADRVVLRDGPQASMNAIAAEAGITKPILYRHFGDKGGLYAALAKRHTDALLDSLRAALDAPAERRERVEATLDTYLYAIEARPQVYRFLMHPSDGSPGEQGFDVGKHSAPLLRRMGEELAQVIEDRVDLGPGSQQLARVWGHGIVGMMHAAGDWWLGERPCSRAELVRSLADLLWGRLAAAGDKLGGPGF is encoded by the coding sequence ATGGACACCACGCAGCGGACCGGGCAACAGCGGTCCGCCGACCACCGACGGCGCGAGCTGCTGGAAGCCGCCGACCGGGTGGTGCTGCGCGACGGCCCACAGGCGTCGATGAACGCGATCGCCGCCGAGGCGGGCATCACCAAGCCCATCCTGTACCGGCACTTCGGCGACAAGGGCGGCCTGTACGCCGCGCTCGCCAAGCGGCACACGGACGCGCTGCTGGACTCGCTGCGGGCCGCGCTGGACGCTCCCGCCGAGCGACGGGAGCGGGTGGAAGCCACTCTGGACACCTACCTCTACGCCATCGAGGCCCGTCCCCAGGTCTACCGGTTCCTGATGCATCCGTCGGACGGGTCGCCGGGCGAGCAGGGCTTCGACGTGGGAAAGCACTCGGCTCCTCTGCTGCGGCGGATGGGTGAGGAGCTGGCCCAGGTCATCGAGGACCGGGTGGACCTCGGACCGGGGAGCCAGCAGCTGGCTCGGGTGTGGGGGCACGGGATCGTCGGCATGATGCACGCCGCCGGGGACTGGTGGCTGGGTGAGCGGCCCTGTTCGCGGGCCGAACTGGTACGCAGTCTGGCAGACCTGCTGTGGGGCCGCCTCGCGGCGGCCGGCGACAAGCTGGGCGGCCCCGGCTTCTGA
- a CDS encoding acyl-CoA dehydrogenase family protein: protein MAEFTMELNDEQKEVRDWLHGFAADVIRPAAAEWDEREETPWPVIQEAAKVGIYSLDFYAQQYFDPTGLGIPMAMEELFWGDAGIALSIVGTGLAAVGVLANGTEEQIGTWIPQMYGDASDVKVAAFCSSEPDAGSDVASLRTRAVYDEANDEWVLNGTKTWATNGGIANVHVVVAAVDAELGSKGHASFIVPPGTPGLAQGQKFKKHGIRASHTAEVILDNVRIPGSCLLGGKEKLDERLARARERAKTGGERVKNAAMATFEASRPAVGAMAVGTARAAYEVALDYAKTREQFGRPIIDNQGVAFQLADMRTQIDAARLLVWRASWMAINGKPFTAAEGSMSKLYASETAKQVTAQAVQILGGNGYTREYPVERMHRDAAIYTIFEGTSEIQRLVIARTLSGMPIR from the coding sequence ATGGCCGAGTTCACCATGGAGCTCAACGACGAACAGAAGGAGGTCCGGGACTGGCTGCACGGCTTCGCGGCCGACGTCATCCGCCCCGCGGCCGCCGAATGGGACGAGCGTGAGGAGACTCCCTGGCCGGTCATCCAGGAGGCCGCGAAGGTCGGCATCTACTCCCTCGATTTCTACGCGCAGCAGTACTTCGACCCCACCGGCCTCGGCATCCCGATGGCCATGGAGGAGCTGTTCTGGGGCGACGCGGGCATCGCCCTGTCGATCGTGGGCACCGGACTCGCTGCCGTGGGCGTTCTCGCCAACGGGACCGAGGAGCAGATCGGCACCTGGATCCCCCAGATGTACGGCGACGCCAGCGACGTCAAGGTGGCCGCCTTCTGCTCCTCCGAGCCCGACGCCGGCTCCGACGTCGCCTCCCTGCGCACGCGTGCCGTGTACGACGAGGCCAATGACGAGTGGGTGCTCAACGGCACCAAGACCTGGGCGACCAACGGCGGCATCGCCAACGTCCACGTGGTCGTCGCGGCCGTGGACGCCGAACTCGGCTCCAAGGGCCACGCCTCCTTCATCGTCCCGCCGGGCACCCCGGGCCTCGCCCAGGGCCAGAAGTTCAAGAAGCACGGTATCCGCGCCTCGCACACCGCCGAGGTGATCCTCGACAACGTGCGGATCCCCGGCTCCTGCCTCCTCGGCGGCAAGGAGAAGCTGGACGAGCGGCTGGCGCGGGCCCGCGAGCGGGCGAAGACCGGTGGCGAGCGCGTGAAGAACGCCGCGATGGCGACCTTCGAGGCATCGCGGCCCGCGGTCGGCGCCATGGCCGTCGGCACGGCCCGCGCCGCCTACGAGGTGGCCCTCGACTACGCCAAGACGCGTGAGCAGTTCGGCCGCCCGATCATCGACAACCAGGGCGTCGCCTTCCAGCTCGCGGACATGCGTACGCAGATCGACGCCGCCCGGCTGCTGGTCTGGCGCGCGTCCTGGATGGCGATCAACGGCAAGCCGTTCACCGCCGCCGAGGGCTCGATGTCGAAGCTGTACGCCAGTGAGACGGCGAAGCAGGTCACCGCGCAGGCGGTCCAGATCCTCGGCGGCAACGGCTACACCCGTGAGTACCCGGTGGAGCGCATGCACCGCGACGCGGCCATCTACACGATCTTCGAGGGCACCAGCGAGATCCAGCGCCTGGTGATCGCCCGCACCCTGTCGGGTATGCCGATCCGGTAG
- a CDS encoding DUF6213 family protein, which yields MNREVTLPLIVDDRGTLQVAAADVSKLLRTLGGRWLHLVEAGADGLDEDTVAALTIELAKLADRIDVACIAHSSGTP from the coding sequence GTGAACCGCGAAGTGACTCTGCCTCTGATCGTCGACGACCGCGGGACCTTGCAGGTGGCCGCGGCCGACGTGAGCAAGCTGCTCCGCACGCTGGGAGGGCGTTGGCTGCATCTCGTCGAGGCCGGTGCGGACGGGCTCGACGAGGACACGGTGGCCGCCCTGACCATCGAACTGGCCAAGCTGGCCGACCGCATCGACGTGGCGTGCATCGCCCACAGCAGCGGGACCCCGTAA
- a CDS encoding NADP-dependent succinic semialdehyde dehydrogenase: MPIATVNPANGETLRTYEAMGEEELERRLQLAQATFRTYRTTTFAERARLLDRAADLLDEDQQEIGRVMTTEMGKPVKQARAEAAKCARAMRWYAEHAAELLADEEPSAADVKDSGGARALVRYRPLGPVLAVMPWNFPLWQVVRFAAPALMAGNVGLLKHASNVPQTALYLEDLFHRAGFTEGCFQTLLVGSGAVDDILRDDRVKAATLTGSEPAGRAVASTAGEMIKKTVLELGGSDPYVVMPSADIDRASRVAVTARVQNNGQSCIAAKRFIVHTDVYDAFTERFVAGMAALKVGDPLAEETEVGPLASEQGRSDLEELVDDARRGGAAVLCGGERPEGPGWYYPPTVLSGVTREMRIHREEAFGPVATLYRAADLDEAVLIANDSPFGLSSNVWTRDEAEVDRFARDLEAGGVFVNGMTASHPAFPFGGVKRSGYGRELSGHGIREFCNITTVWHGA; encoded by the coding sequence ATGCCCATCGCGACGGTGAACCCGGCGAACGGCGAGACGCTTCGGACGTACGAGGCCATGGGCGAGGAGGAGCTGGAACGCCGGCTCCAGCTCGCGCAGGCCACGTTCCGTACGTATCGGACGACGACGTTCGCCGAACGCGCGCGCCTGCTGGACCGGGCCGCGGATCTGCTGGACGAGGACCAGCAGGAGATCGGCCGGGTGATGACCACCGAGATGGGCAAGCCGGTGAAGCAGGCGCGCGCGGAGGCCGCGAAGTGCGCGAGGGCGATGCGCTGGTACGCCGAGCACGCGGCGGAACTGCTCGCCGACGAGGAGCCGTCGGCCGCCGACGTGAAGGACTCCGGGGGCGCACGCGCCCTGGTCCGCTACCGGCCGCTGGGCCCGGTTCTCGCGGTGATGCCGTGGAACTTCCCGCTCTGGCAGGTGGTCCGGTTCGCCGCCCCGGCGCTGATGGCGGGCAACGTGGGGCTGCTCAAACACGCCTCGAACGTCCCGCAGACCGCCCTGTACCTGGAGGACCTGTTCCACCGGGCCGGATTCACCGAGGGCTGTTTCCAGACGCTGCTGGTCGGCTCGGGGGCGGTCGACGACATCCTGCGCGACGACCGTGTGAAGGCGGCGACGCTGACCGGCAGCGAGCCGGCCGGGCGGGCGGTCGCCTCCACGGCCGGCGAGATGATCAAGAAGACGGTGCTGGAGCTGGGCGGCAGCGACCCGTACGTGGTCATGCCGTCGGCGGACATCGACCGGGCCTCGCGGGTGGCGGTGACGGCGCGGGTGCAGAACAACGGTCAGTCGTGCATCGCCGCCAAGAGGTTCATCGTTCACACGGACGTGTACGACGCGTTCACCGAGCGGTTCGTGGCGGGCATGGCGGCGCTGAAGGTCGGCGACCCGCTGGCCGAGGAGACGGAGGTCGGGCCGCTGGCGAGCGAGCAGGGGCGGTCGGACCTGGAGGAGCTGGTGGACGACGCCCGGCGCGGCGGCGCGGCCGTGCTGTGCGGTGGCGAACGGCCCGAGGGGCCCGGCTGGTACTACCCGCCGACCGTCCTCTCCGGCGTCACCCGCGAGATGCGCATCCACCGGGAGGAGGCGTTCGGGCCGGTCGCGACGCTGTACCGGGCCGCCGACCTGGACGAGGCGGTGCTCATCGCCAACGACTCGCCGTTCGGACTGAGTTCCAACGTGTGGACCCGGGACGAGGCCGAGGTCGACCGGTTCGCACGCGACCTGGAGGCGGGCGGCGTGTTCGTCAACGGGATGACCGCGTCCCATCCGGCGTTCCCGTTCGGCGGGGTGAAGCGGTCCGGATACGGCCGTGAGCTGTCCGGGCACGGAATCCGGGAGTTCTGCAACATCACCACGGTTTGGCACGGTGCGTGA
- a CDS encoding NUDIX domain-containing protein: MTATARKRSAGLLLFRRTDDGPQVLLGHMGGPYFAKKDAGAWTVPKGEYEPDEPAWDAARREFREELGLPPPDGEAIALGEVRQTNGKTVIVWAIEADLDPDAVEPGTFTMEWPPRSGRTREFPELDRVAWFGLDRAREVIVTAQAAFLDRLAEHSG, translated from the coding sequence GTGACAGCCACGGCGAGGAAGCGCAGTGCGGGCCTGCTGTTGTTCCGGCGGACCGACGACGGTCCGCAGGTGTTGCTGGGCCATATGGGCGGTCCGTACTTCGCGAAGAAGGACGCCGGGGCGTGGACCGTCCCGAAGGGCGAGTACGAGCCCGACGAGCCGGCCTGGGACGCGGCCCGCCGCGAGTTCCGGGAGGAGCTGGGGCTGCCGCCGCCCGACGGTGAGGCGATCGCGCTCGGCGAGGTCCGGCAGACCAACGGGAAGACCGTCATCGTGTGGGCGATCGAGGCCGATCTCGATCCGGACGCCGTCGAGCCCGGCACCTTCACCATGGAGTGGCCGCCGAGGTCCGGGCGGACGCGGGAGTTCCCCGAACTGGACCGGGTGGCCTGGTTCGGGCTCGACCGGGCCCGCGAGGTGATCGTCACGGCACAGGCCGCGTTTCTCGACCGGCTCGCGGAGCACTCGGGCTGA
- a CDS encoding ATP-dependent DNA ligase: MLLTRLADVSREVAATSARSRKIALLAELFRDAEADDVPIVIPYLAGRLPQGRLGVGWKVLSRPVDPAGEPTLSVRETDALLGELGKVSGPGSQAERTRLVGELMSAATADEQRFLLGLITGEVRQGALDAVAVEGLAQATGAPATDVRRAVMLAGSLQTVARALLADGPAALEAFRLTVGRPVLPMLAHTASSVTEAVGKLGVCAVEEKLDGIRVQVHRDGDDVRLYTRTLDDITDRLPEVTDAARRLAGTRFILDGEVIAFDATGRPRSFQETAGRVGSRVDVTAAAQAVPVSPVFFDSLSVDGRDLLDLPFAERHAELARLVPEPMRVRRTIVSGPGDAEAAEEFARQTLLRGHEGVVVKALDAPYSAGRRGASWLKVKPVHTLDLVVLAAEWGHGRRTGKLSNLHLGARTADGGFVMLGKTFKGLTDAMLTWQTERLRELAVDESGHVVTVRPELVVEIAYDGLQRSTRYPAGVTLRFARVLRYREDKRPQEADTVETLLAAHPEVRP, translated from the coding sequence ATGCTGCTGACCCGGCTCGCCGACGTGTCCCGGGAGGTCGCCGCCACCTCGGCGCGCTCCCGCAAGATCGCCCTGCTCGCCGAACTCTTCCGGGACGCCGAGGCGGACGACGTCCCGATCGTCATCCCCTACCTGGCCGGCCGACTGCCCCAGGGCCGCCTGGGCGTCGGCTGGAAGGTACTGAGCCGGCCGGTCGACCCGGCCGGCGAGCCGACGCTCTCGGTGCGGGAGACCGACGCCCTGCTCGGCGAGCTCGGCAAGGTGTCGGGCCCCGGCTCGCAGGCCGAACGGACACGCCTGGTGGGTGAGTTGATGAGCGCGGCCACCGCGGACGAACAGCGCTTCCTGCTCGGACTCATCACCGGCGAGGTCCGGCAGGGCGCGCTGGACGCCGTCGCCGTGGAGGGCCTGGCGCAGGCGACCGGGGCGCCCGCCACGGACGTACGGCGGGCGGTGATGCTGGCCGGTTCGCTACAGACGGTCGCACGGGCGCTGCTCGCGGACGGGCCGGCCGCGCTGGAGGCGTTCCGGCTGACCGTCGGCCGTCCGGTCCTGCCGATGCTCGCGCACACCGCGTCCTCGGTCACCGAGGCGGTCGGCAAGCTCGGCGTCTGCGCGGTGGAGGAGAAGCTGGACGGCATCCGCGTCCAGGTGCACCGCGACGGCGACGACGTCCGCCTCTACACCCGCACGCTCGACGACATCACCGACCGGCTGCCCGAAGTGACGGACGCCGCACGGCGGTTGGCAGGCACGCGGTTCATCCTGGACGGCGAGGTCATCGCCTTCGACGCGACGGGACGCCCCCGCTCCTTCCAGGAGACGGCCGGCCGGGTCGGCTCCCGGGTGGACGTGACGGCGGCCGCGCAGGCGGTCCCGGTCTCCCCCGTGTTCTTCGACTCGCTGTCCGTGGACGGCCGTGACCTGCTCGACCTGCCGTTCGCCGAACGGCACGCGGAACTGGCCCGGCTGGTGCCCGAGCCGATGCGGGTGCGCCGCACGATCGTGTCCGGGCCCGGGGACGCCGAGGCGGCGGAGGAGTTCGCGAGGCAGACCCTGCTGCGTGGGCACGAGGGAGTCGTGGTGAAGGCCCTCGACGCCCCCTACAGCGCGGGCCGGCGGGGCGCGTCCTGGCTGAAGGTCAAGCCCGTGCACACGCTGGACCTGGTGGTGCTGGCCGCCGAGTGGGGCCACGGGCGGCGCACCGGCAAGCTCTCCAATCTGCACCTCGGCGCCCGCACCGCGGACGGCGGCTTCGTCATGCTCGGCAAGACGTTCAAGGGGCTGACCGACGCGATGCTCACCTGGCAGACGGAGCGGCTGAGGGAACTGGCCGTCGACGAGAGCGGTCATGTGGTGACCGTACGGCCCGAACTCGTCGTGGAGATCGCCTACGACGGCCTGCAACGCTCCACCCGGTACCCGGCCGGCGTCACGCTCCGCTTCGCCCGGGTGCTCCGCTACCGCGAGGACAAGCGCCCGCAGGAGGCCGACACGGTGGAGACCCTGCTCGCCGCCCACCCGGAGGTGCGCCCGTGA
- a CDS encoding NAD(P)/FAD-dependent oxidoreductase: protein MTDKAEKYEVIVVGGGAAGLSAGLVLGRARRRTLVVDAGEPRNAPAAHMHGYLSRDGMSPAAFLAAGREEIARYGVELVRDRVVDATRGEDFTVRLTGGAASGAGRTVHARRLVVATGLKDELPPVAGLAERFGRDVLHCPYCHGWEVRDQAFGVLATTSMSVHQALMVSQWSKDVTLFLHTVSEAELTDGDLRRLAAAGVRVVPGEVAGLVVEDDRLTGVRLVEGRVHDRDALFVAPRAVPRTDLLVRLGAEMSETPFGAYPVVDATGLTTVPGLWAAGNASGFAEQVVNAASRGYRAGAAINGELLMADLDAKAAEAAEAAELAVAAELAVATADPAVRR, encoded by the coding sequence ATGACCGACAAGGCCGAGAAGTACGAAGTGATCGTCGTCGGCGGCGGCGCCGCAGGCCTGTCCGCCGGGCTCGTCCTGGGAAGGGCCCGGCGCCGCACGCTGGTCGTCGACGCGGGTGAGCCGCGCAACGCGCCCGCCGCTCACATGCACGGCTATCTCTCGCGGGACGGCATGTCGCCCGCCGCCTTCCTCGCCGCCGGCCGCGAGGAGATCGCGCGGTACGGCGTGGAACTGGTCCGCGACCGGGTGGTGGACGCCACCAGGGGCGAGGACTTCACCGTGCGGCTCACCGGGGGTGCCGCATCCGGGGCGGGCCGGACCGTGCACGCCCGCCGGCTCGTCGTCGCGACGGGCCTGAAGGACGAGCTGCCGCCGGTCGCGGGCCTCGCCGAGCGCTTCGGCCGCGATGTGCTCCACTGCCCCTACTGCCACGGCTGGGAGGTCCGCGACCAGGCCTTCGGCGTGCTCGCGACCACCTCGATGAGCGTCCACCAGGCGCTGATGGTGTCCCAGTGGTCGAAGGACGTGACGCTCTTCCTGCACACGGTCTCCGAGGCGGAGCTGACCGACGGGGATCTGCGCAGGCTGGCCGCGGCCGGCGTACGCGTCGTCCCCGGCGAGGTGGCGGGCCTGGTCGTCGAGGACGACCGACTCACCGGGGTCCGGCTCGTGGAGGGGCGGGTGCACGACCGCGACGCGCTGTTCGTCGCACCCCGGGCGGTTCCGCGCACCGATCTGCTCGTCCGGCTGGGCGCCGAGATGAGCGAGACGCCCTTCGGCGCCTACCCCGTGGTCGACGCAACGGGTCTGACCACCGTGCCCGGCCTGTGGGCGGCGGGCAACGCGTCGGGCTTCGCCGAGCAGGTCGTGAACGCGGCGAGCCGCGGCTACCGGGCCGGGGCCGCGATCAACGGAGAGCTGCTGATGGCGGACCTCGACGCGAAGGCCGCGGAGGCCGCCGAGGCCGCCGAGCTCGCGGTGGCCGCGGAGCTCGCGGTGGCGACGGCCGACCCGGCCGTACGGAGGTGA
- a CDS encoding helix-turn-helix domain-containing protein, with product MTTDDVLAEVGPRLRRLRKEREVTLAALSESTGISVSTLSRLESGLRKPSLELLLPIAQAHQVPLDELVGAPPVGDPRVRAQPIVRHGRTFWPLTRQPGGLQAFKVLVPRSDEQPEPRTHEGYEWLYVMSGRLRVVLGEHDVVMAAGEAAEFDTRVPHWFGSTGEGPAEFLSLFGPQGERMHVRAKPRQG from the coding sequence ATGACTACCGATGACGTACTCGCGGAGGTCGGACCGAGGCTGCGGCGGCTGCGCAAGGAGCGGGAGGTGACGCTCGCGGCGCTGTCCGAGTCGACGGGCATCTCCGTCAGCACCCTGTCGCGGCTGGAGTCCGGGCTGCGCAAGCCCAGCCTGGAGCTGCTGCTGCCGATCGCCCAGGCCCACCAGGTGCCGCTGGACGAGCTGGTCGGGGCGCCGCCGGTGGGCGATCCGCGGGTACGGGCCCAGCCGATCGTGCGGCACGGACGCACCTTCTGGCCGCTCACCCGCCAGCCCGGCGGACTCCAGGCGTTCAAGGTGCTGGTGCCCCGGAGCGACGAGCAGCCCGAGCCGCGCACCCACGAGGGCTACGAGTGGCTGTACGTGATGTCCGGGCGGCTGCGGGTGGTGCTGGGAGAGCACGACGTGGTCATGGCTGCGGGCGAGGCCGCGGAGTTCGACACGCGCGTCCCGCACTGGTTCGGCTCGACGGGGGAAGGGCCGGCCGAATTCCTGAGCCTCTTCGGACCGCAGGGGGAGCGGATGCATGTGCGAGCGAAGCCCCGGCAGGGGTGA
- a CDS encoding NADPH:quinone oxidoreductase family protein — MQAWQVHENGEPSEVMRLEEVERPTPGDGQVLLRVRAANINFPDVLMVRGHYQVRPPLPFTPGVEICGETEDGRRVIANPALPYGGFAEYAVADEAALLPAPESLDDAEAAALHIGYQTGWFGLHRRAHLEAGETLLVHAAAGGVGSAAVQLGKAAGATVIGVVGGPEKAAVARALGCDLVIDRRAEDVVGAVKTATGGRGADVIYDPVGGEAYAQSTKVVAFEGRIVVVGFASGTIPNPALNHALVKNYSILGLHWGLYNTKNPKLVQHCHERLTELAARGAIRPLVSERVPLDGAAAAVQRVGDGVTTGRIAVVPQNGAAV; from the coding sequence ATGCAGGCATGGCAGGTGCACGAGAACGGCGAGCCGAGCGAGGTGATGCGGCTCGAGGAGGTGGAGCGGCCCACGCCCGGCGACGGCCAGGTCCTGCTCAGGGTGCGAGCCGCGAACATCAACTTCCCGGACGTGCTGATGGTGCGGGGGCACTACCAGGTGCGGCCTCCGCTGCCCTTCACGCCGGGCGTCGAGATCTGCGGCGAGACGGAGGACGGCCGCCGCGTGATCGCCAACCCGGCCCTGCCGTACGGCGGATTCGCCGAGTACGCCGTGGCCGACGAGGCCGCTCTGCTGCCCGCCCCCGAGTCGCTGGACGACGCCGAGGCCGCGGCGCTGCACATCGGCTACCAGACGGGCTGGTTCGGCCTGCACCGCAGGGCGCACCTGGAGGCCGGCGAGACACTGCTCGTCCACGCCGCCGCCGGAGGGGTCGGCAGCGCGGCCGTGCAGCTGGGCAAGGCTGCGGGCGCCACCGTCATCGGTGTCGTCGGAGGCCCCGAGAAGGCCGCCGTGGCCCGGGCGCTGGGCTGCGACCTCGTCATCGACCGGCGGGCCGAGGACGTCGTCGGCGCCGTCAAGACGGCCACCGGCGGCCGGGGCGCGGACGTGATCTACGACCCCGTCGGCGGCGAGGCCTACGCCCAGTCCACGAAGGTCGTCGCCTTCGAGGGCCGGATCGTGGTCGTCGGCTTCGCGAGCGGGACGATCCCGAATCCCGCGCTGAACCACGCCCTCGTCAAGAACTACTCGATCCTCGGCCTGCACTGGGGCCTGTACAACACCAAGAACCCGAAGCTGGTCCAGCACTGCCACGAGCGGCTCACCGAGCTGGCCGCCCGGGGCGCGATCCGGCCGCTGGTGAGTGAGCGCGTACCGCTCGACGGGGCCGCGGCCGCCGTGCAGCGGGTCGGCGACGGCGTCACCACCGGCCGGATCGCCGTCGTACCGCAGAACGGAGCCGCCGTATGA
- a CDS encoding acyl-CoA dehydrogenase family protein — MTDAAELKRRTAELLAAHPPAATSPMDFLKARFDAGLAWVHYPEGLGGLGAPRSLQAVVDAELAAAGAPDNDPRRLGIGLGMAAPTILRYGTEEQKQRFLRPLWVGEEVWCQLFSEPGAGSDLAALGTRAVREDGGDWVVNGQKVWTSSAHVARWAILIARTDPEVPKHAGITYFLCDMTDPGVEVRPLRQITGEAEFNEVFLTDVRIPDSRRLGDVGDGWRVAQTTLNNERVAIGGMRLPREGGMIGPVSKTWRERPELRTHDLHQRLLKLWVEAEAARLTGERLRQQLVAGQPGYEGSGMKLAFARLNQEISGLEVELRGEEGLLYDDWTMRRPELVDFTGRDAGYRYLRSKGNSIEGGTSEVLLNIVAERVLGLPSEPRTDKDVAWKDLAR; from the coding sequence ATGACCGACGCAGCCGAACTGAAGCGCCGCACAGCGGAGTTGCTGGCCGCGCACCCGCCCGCCGCTACCAGCCCCATGGACTTCCTCAAGGCCCGCTTCGACGCGGGGCTGGCCTGGGTCCACTACCCCGAGGGCCTCGGCGGCCTCGGCGCGCCCCGCTCCCTCCAGGCCGTCGTGGACGCCGAGCTGGCGGCGGCGGGCGCCCCCGACAACGACCCCCGCCGCCTCGGCATCGGCCTCGGCATGGCCGCGCCGACGATCCTGCGGTACGGCACCGAGGAGCAGAAGCAGCGGTTCCTGCGCCCCCTCTGGGTCGGCGAGGAGGTCTGGTGCCAGCTGTTCAGCGAGCCCGGCGCCGGCTCCGACCTGGCCGCGCTCGGCACCCGCGCCGTCCGCGAGGACGGGGGCGACTGGGTCGTCAACGGGCAGAAGGTGTGGACATCCAGTGCCCATGTCGCCCGCTGGGCCATCCTCATCGCCCGCACCGACCCCGAGGTGCCCAAGCACGCGGGCATCACCTACTTCCTCTGCGACATGACGGACCCGGGCGTCGAGGTCAGGCCGCTGCGCCAGATCACCGGCGAGGCCGAGTTCAACGAGGTGTTCCTCACCGACGTCCGCATCCCCGACTCCCGCCGCCTCGGTGACGTCGGTGACGGCTGGCGGGTCGCGCAGACCACGCTGAACAACGAACGCGTCGCCATCGGCGGCATGCGGCTGCCCCGCGAGGGCGGCATGATCGGCCCGGTCTCGAAGACCTGGCGGGAGCGCCCCGAGCTGCGCACCCACGATCTGCACCAGCGGCTGCTGAAACTCTGGGTCGAGGCCGAGGCCGCCCGCCTCACCGGCGAGCGCCTGCGCCAGCAGCTCGTCGCCGGCCAGCCCGGCTACGAGGGCTCCGGCATGAAGCTCGCCTTCGCCCGGCTCAACCAGGAGATCAGCGGCCTGGAGGTCGAACTCCGCGGCGAGGAAGGCCTGCTGTACGACGACTGGACGATGCGCCGCCCGGAACTGGTGGACTTCACCGGCCGGGACGCCGGATACCGCTACCTGCGGTCCAAGGGCAACAGCATCGAGGGCGGGACCAGCGAGGTCCTGCTGAACATCGTCGCCGAACGCGTCCTCGGCCTGCCGTCCGAGCCGCGTACCGACAAGGACGTCGCCTGGAAGGACCTCGCCCGATGA